CCTATACGGCTGAGCTATTTAGAGCTGGAGAGGACAGAATTCTCCAAAAAGTAGGAGAAGAAGCTATAGAGTCCATCTTGGCGCTGAAATCGGGGGATAAAAATCATGCCATATACGAAGTTGCTGACCTTATTTATCATCTAACCGTAGCGTTAGTTGATAAAGGTATTAAATGGGAAGATATAGGAGAGGAACTCAATAAGAGAATGAAGTAATGGCTAAAGTTCGTATTGAAAAATTGGAAGATTACATGTCTCCTGAAGATGTAGGGAGATTGCTGCAGAAATTTTTTATGCATTTAGGCTGTTCTTCTATGGTCTGGAATGAGAAAGGGGAGCTTAAATTTGTTGATTTCGTTACTCCTTACTGTCAGGAGATATATTCAAGGGTGCCTGAGCGGTGCGAAGAGGATAGAAGAAAACGTTTCAGGAGGGCTTTGCGTTTAAGGAGACCTTTTCTTCACAGGTGTTTTGCTGGAAAGTTGAACTACGTTATTCCGTTAATGGTTGAGGATAGGAACGACGTTTACTTTTTGGGAGTTGCCGGAGGGTGACAGGGGCTTGATAGGCTTTCCCGTGTGGAAAGGATAAAAATTAAAAAATTGGCTGAAGAGATAGGTGTTTCTCCTGAAAGGCTTCTTATGTTGGCACAGGAAGATTACGATTACGGTTGTAGAAGGAACGGGAATGTAGTAGCAAAGGATTTATCAAGAAAGCCTATTCTTATGTTTCAATCAAATCAGTTTCTTAAAGCTTTTAAAAGAAGAATCTTTATATCTCGTGATGAAAACTTTCCTAAGGACTATTTGGTAATTCTTAACAGGATAGAGGATTTCATTGCCGGAAGGTATAGTAAAAGGTATTTACCTTTGGATAACAGCAAACAGTTAGAAGTGATTTTTGATGCTTTTAACGACCTTGCCGATTCTATTAACTTTTTCATGTCTGTTGTAGCTCCAGAAAGGATTAAGTATTTAGCTTTTAAAGACCCGTTGACAGATGCTTACAATAGACATTTCCTATTAGAGCATATTAGGTTCTTGAGTAATTACAACGATTACTTTCCTGTTGGTGTAATTTTTATTGATATGGATGATTTAAAGAAGATAAACGATATGTTAGGGCATAAAGTTGGAGATATCTATTTGACAAAAGTTGTGGAAGCTATTAGAAATTCAACGAGGAATAGTGATAAGGTATTCAGGATAGGTGGAGATGAGTTTGTAGTTCTTGTTCCAAGGGCTGATAGAGAGATTTTAGAAAGGATAATGGATAGGATTTACAGGCAGATAGACTATATAAATAGAGTGGAGGAGTTTAATCCTCCACTTTCTGTTTCAATGGGTTATTCTATATGGAGTTCTCCAGAAATTCCATTTACTAAAGCTTTAGAAAAGGCTGATTTAAGCATGTACAGAAGGAAAAAAGAGGAATAATTACTTGCAAATCATTGGTCCTAAAGGTTTACCTGCGAAGAAGTGGAAATGTATGTGGTAAACTTCCTGCCCGCCATCTTTGTTGCAGTTTATGAGAATTCTATATCCTTTTTCATCAACGCCTAATTCTTTCGCTATTTTCTTTGCCACTAAAAATATGTGTCCTATAAGTTCTTTGTGGTTTTCCTGTAAATCATTAACGGTTTCTATGTGTTCTTTTGGGATTATAAGAATATGTATAGGTGCTTGAGGGTTTATATCGTGGAACGCCATTACTTTGTCATCTTCGTAAACGATTTTTGCAGGTAACTCTTTTTTAACGATTTTGCAGAATACACACATCTTTTACCTCCTACAGGTGTATCGGTAGTTTTTATAAAGTTTAGCAAAACTCATTGCAACTAAGGCAGATAGGTCGTAACCTGTTACGTAGTAACGACTTCCGTTAATTGCAAGGGAAGAAAAGGCTAATTTTTTGTTTCCTAACTCTAAAAAGCCTGTAAACCATTCACATCTACCTTCAGGATAGGTAAGTTCTGAAAGAGTGCCTGTCTTCCCGCCTATTGTCAAGTAAGGATACCTTCGCTTTAAAACTCTGAAGTACCGTTTATCGGAAGCTGTACCTACTTTGACGGTTAGTAGCATCATCTTTCTTATTTCTTGAGCGGTTTTAGAGGAAATTACGTTTCTGTCTATTTGAGGTTTGAATGAATATATTACTTTACCGTTTTTGAGAATTGTTGATATAAGGGAAGGCTTTAGCATAGTTCCGTTGTTTTCTATGGTTAGAGCGATTAAAGCTTCGTGAAAAGGGCTTGTGCGGGTCTCACCTAATCCTGCTGCAGTTAAGGCTAAATCGTTGTCATCAAGAGGTTTTCTTATTATTCCCCACGGGAAGTTGTAGTCGTGTCTGTTGAAGCCGAACTTTTTAGCGTATTCAAGGAGCTTCTCTTCGCCTAATAGTCTTCCCAAGTTGCCAAAGAATGGATTTGCTGAGGTGGCGAACGATTGGGCAAAGTTCCGTTTCATTTTATAAGGACTGCTTAACCATACGGTTGGAGAGCAGGAGTCTCCTTTACCGCCGCAGAGGAGGTTTGTGTCTGGCGTGGCTATTCCTTCTTCAAGGGCAGCTGCTGCAGTGATGATTTTGAAGGTTGAAGCTGTTGGAAAAGTGTTTTTAGTAGTTAAATCGGGGTAATCAATACTTGATACGGCGGCTAAAACCTTTCCTGTTTTTGGGTCTAACGCTACATAGGCGCCGTATTTTAGCTTATAGGTTTTAAAGATTTTTTTGACTTTTTCCTGTAATTTCGGGTCTATTGTGAAGATTATTGTGTAGTTTCCTGTTGTATATATGTATTTTCCGTCGGTGAGGGTGGATTTTTTGAAGAGGGAATACTGCATTTGAAAATTTGAGAGCAGCTTCTCAACGAACGTTTCTCTTTCTGAAGGCTTGGGTGCCGGTTTTTCTATTTCTTTTTCTACTTTTGTTTGGATTTGGGTTGAAGCTTCAACGTCGTCGCAGTTTGAAAACAATAGATTTATTGTGCTTGCTATTATGTAGAACAGAATACCTGTAAGTAACGGGTAAACAATAAGCTTGCGTCTTTCCATTTAAACCTCCACCTTTTCTGGACGTATAATATATGCTTGTGACGGAGGAAGCGATGAGAATAACAACTTTTCTTTTGCAAAAAGCCAAGTCTTTGACCGGAATTTCTGAAAGTTCGGAACGTTTAGGAGATTGGGAAAGCAGGGTTTTGGGTGTGTGGAACAGTGATTTTGAGGTTGAGGAGGGGGATTTTTCTCTTGCAGCTGTTGATGGGAGTGGTAATAAAAGAGCGTTTTCTGGGTATTGCGTTTACGCCGTTGGAGCTGTTGCTGTTGAGTTTTTCGGCGATGAGAAGAGGAAAGAGGTGTTTATAGCCGATGTTGATGTTTTAAAACCGGAGGAGTTTTCTGATGCGAGGATGAGGATTTTAATGGGAATCTTGGAAAATAAGGTGGCTTTGAGCGTTATTGATGAAGTTGATTATCTGCTTCTTGACGGTTCTTTGCTTGCTTCCTTTATAAAGCCTGCCGTTTTTGTTGGAGAGTTAAATGATGAAGAGAGAAAAAAGGTTGAGGGGATTTTTAAAGAGGTTAGAGGAAGATTTTCTTTAACGGGTATAGATGCTAAGAGTTATTACAGAGAACTTGAGAAGATTTTTGAGGGAATATCTTTTGCTGCGGCTTCAGGGTATCTTGAATATTTGGAGTACCTTTATTCTTTAGAGCTTTTACTGGAAAGAGGGAAAGGTAAACTAATTTCTGTTTCTAAAAGGTCAAATTCGCGAAATTACGGGTTTGACAGGTTTTTCCCAGACGCAGCGGTTCTCAACCACCTTCCGTACCTTGAAGGTTACAGTACTCCTTTAAAGGTTAGTATCTCTAAAGAAGTAAAGTTTCAATTTCCTGAAATGTTTGAGGAGGTTTTTAGGGACTTTGAATTTTCTGTGTTCTTCTATAAGGAAAGGAACTGTCCTGCTTTTAAGGTGGAAACGTTGGTTCCTTTGTCTGAAGCTTTAAAGGTTATAAGGAGGCACAGGACAGGTGGATATCCTTTTCCTTTAAAGATGGCGCATGATAATGTGAAGATTGGCAAGAAAGATATGGAAAAAGTTATTTACGCCTTAAAGCATAGGGGAGTTTCAGGGAGGGAGGCACTTGGGGAGTAGCAGAAAGGTATTTGTAGGAGAGAAAGCTTTAAAGTACGATGAGTTCTTTTCTACAAAGTATGGAAGAAAGGTTTTTTTGTTAGAAAAGGATTTAATGGCTTATTGTTTGAAAAATTTGAAGGTTTCGTCGGTTCTTGAGGTTGGTTGTGGAACGGGGGTGTGGGGGGAGTTCTGGAAGGACTATTTGAAAGCAAGATTTGTTGCAGGATTGGATATTTCTTACGATATGTTGAGACTTGCAAGGACTAAGGGATTTGGGGAATTATTGTTAGGTTCGGCAGAGAGTATGCCTTTTAAAGAGAAGAGTTTTGATTTGGTTGCTTTTGTTACGAGCCTTGAGTTTATTGAAAATAGGGAGAAGACAGTTTGGGAGGCTTTAAGAGTAACAAAGCGTTATTTGGCTGTTGGGTATTTAAACAGGTTTTCTTTTTTGGCTTTTAAGAGGAGGGTTAAGAGTTTTTTTCATAGGTCTGTTTATAAGAAAGCTCAGTTTTTGACTGAGAAGGAAATTGAAAAGTTAGTTGGAAGAGTTGCGGAAAAGATAGGTAAGTCTGTTAATTTGATTAAAGGGGGAACAACGCTTAACTTTTCCACTGAAAGATTTGTTAGTTTGAAATTAGAGAGATTTTTGAGTTTTAACTTGCCTTTTGGTGGATTTGGCTTTGTCGTTTTTGAGGTAGGTTGAGGATGGAGCTTGTGAAAGAGATAGACGTTAAAGATGCTGTTGAAAAAGGATTTACGTTGGTGGACGTCAGAACACGGAGAGAATTTGAGGAGTTTCACATTCCCGGAGCTGTAAACGTTCCGCTTTTTGATGAAGAGGAAAGGGAAAAGGTTTCTAAGGTTTATTACGAGAAGGGTGAGAAGGAGGCGAGGATTTTTGCGCTTGAGCTTGTTTCTCCTAAACTTTCAGGGATTGTCAGAAAGATAAGAGAAATTAAAGAGAAAAAAGAGAGAGTTGCTGTTTACTGCTGGCGTGGAGGGATGAGGAGTTTAGCCGTTGCTTCTATTTGTAATTTATGTGGCGTTTACGTTTTCAGATTAAAAGGCGGATACAGGGCTTTCAGGCGGTATGTGTTGG
This region of Desulfurobacterium pacificum genomic DNA includes:
- a CDS encoding PocR ligand-binding domain-containing protein translates to MAKVRIEKLEDYMSPEDVGRLLQKFFMHLGCSSMVWNEKGELKFVDFVTPYCQEIYSRVPERCEEDRRKRFRRALRLRRPFLHRCFAGKLNYVIPLMVEDRNDVYFLGVAGG
- a CDS encoding DNA double-strand break repair nuclease NurA, whose amino-acid sequence is MRITTFLLQKAKSLTGISESSERLGDWESRVLGVWNSDFEVEEGDFSLAAVDGSGNKRAFSGYCVYAVGAVAVEFFGDEKRKEVFIADVDVLKPEEFSDARMRILMGILENKVALSVIDEVDYLLLDGSLLASFIKPAVFVGELNDEERKKVEGIFKEVRGRFSLTGIDAKSYYRELEKIFEGISFAAASGYLEYLEYLYSLELLLERGKGKLISVSKRSNSRNYGFDRFFPDAAVLNHLPYLEGYSTPLKVSISKEVKFQFPEMFEEVFRDFEFSVFFYKERNCPAFKVETLVPLSEALKVIRRHRTGGYPFPLKMAHDNVKIGKKDMEKVIYALKHRGVSGREALGE
- a CDS encoding GGDEF domain-containing protein, which encodes MERIKIKKLAEEIGVSPERLLMLAQEDYDYGCRRNGNVVAKDLSRKPILMFQSNQFLKAFKRRIFISRDENFPKDYLVILNRIEDFIAGRYSKRYLPLDNSKQLEVIFDAFNDLADSINFFMSVVAPERIKYLAFKDPLTDAYNRHFLLEHIRFLSNYNDYFPVGVIFIDMDDLKKINDMLGHKVGDIYLTKVVEAIRNSTRNSDKVFRIGGDEFVVLVPRADREILERIMDRIYRQIDYINRVEEFNPPLSVSMGYSIWSSPEIPFTKALEKADLSMYRRKKEE
- a CDS encoding penicillin-binding transpeptidase domain-containing protein — translated: MERRKLIVYPLLTGILFYIIASTINLLFSNCDDVEASTQIQTKVEKEIEKPAPKPSERETFVEKLLSNFQMQYSLFKKSTLTDGKYIYTTGNYTIIFTIDPKLQEKVKKIFKTYKLKYGAYVALDPKTGKVLAAVSSIDYPDLTTKNTFPTASTFKIITAAAALEEGIATPDTNLLCGGKGDSCSPTVWLSSPYKMKRNFAQSFATSANPFFGNLGRLLGEEKLLEYAKKFGFNRHDYNFPWGIIRKPLDDNDLALTAAGLGETRTSPFHEALIALTIENNGTMLKPSLISTILKNGKVIYSFKPQIDRNVISSKTAQEIRKMMLLTVKVGTASDKRYFRVLKRRYPYLTIGGKTGTLSELTYPEGRCEWFTGFLELGNKKLAFSSLAINGSRYYVTGYDLSALVAMSFAKLYKNYRYTCRR
- a CDS encoding histidine triad nucleotide-binding protein, whose translation is MCVFCKIVKKELPAKIVYEDDKVMAFHDINPQAPIHILIIPKEHIETVNDLQENHKELIGHIFLVAKKIAKELGVDEKGYRILINCNKDGGQEVYHIHFHFFAGKPLGPMICK
- a CDS encoding class I SAM-dependent methyltransferase, which translates into the protein MGSSRKVFVGEKALKYDEFFSTKYGRKVFLLEKDLMAYCLKNLKVSSVLEVGCGTGVWGEFWKDYLKARFVAGLDISYDMLRLARTKGFGELLLGSAESMPFKEKSFDLVAFVTSLEFIENREKTVWEALRVTKRYLAVGYLNRFSFLAFKRRVKSFFHRSVYKKAQFLTEKEIEKLVGRVAEKIGKSVNLIKGGTTLNFSTERFVSLKLERFLSFNLPFGGFGFVVFEVG
- the hisE gene encoding phosphoribosyl-ATP diphosphatase; the protein is MNKMGDVLDRLYSVIEERKSTMPEGSYTAELFRAGEDRILQKVGEEAIESILALKSGDKNHAIYEVADLIYHLTVALVDKGIKWEDIGEELNKRMK